The Salvelinus alpinus chromosome 29, SLU_Salpinus.1, whole genome shotgun sequence region ttgtgcctttccaaattgtGTCCAATatattgaatttgccacaggtggactccaatcaagttatagaaacatctcaaggttgatcaatggaaacaggatgcacctgagctcattttcgagtttcatagcaaagggtctgaatacttatgtaaataaggtatttctgttttgtattatATATAAATTTGcctaaataacaaataaaaaagtttttgctttgtcattatggggtattgtgtgtagattgatgatgatattttttatttaattcattttagaataagtctgtaaggtaacaaaacAGAACAGTCTGGAAACAGAAAAAGGGGTCCCTTacaaaaaaaagattgcagtcagagtgcagtatatatCTGCAGTATGTTGCAAAAACTGCGTGTAAAAGAACACCCTATTTTTTACTGCAATAATTGTGCAGTGTATCTGCAGTTACTTTGCAGTTATTACGTCCAAAATCCCACAGTTGACTGTAGAGTTTCAAAAcggcaatctttttttgtaaggggtctgaatactttccgaatgcactgtatatcagctAATAGAAACGTTCGAAAATGCGGCGGGTATCATTTTGGCCACTCACAAAAGCACACGCCCCCCTCACTTCGCACGTGCTTCTTCTGTCGCCGCAGTCACATGATATTACTTCCTGGATCACGTTTGTTTCTACAGCGGCCAATTTTTGCAGGCAATAACAACGTGAATCCGGCAAAGAAATACGATTGAAGGAGAAACGGGTTTAACTAATAAACAAGGATATAGCTAGCCAAGTCAATTAAATCAATAGATACACATTTCGGCAATATCTTGACAGATTGCGGCAACGTTTTCGGTTGATAACAGATAACGTTAGGTAGCCAGGACAGCGATCTTGCTATGTTGTTAACTTTCTAGATCTTGCTATGTTGTTAACTTTCTAGCTAGGTTACAGTTGTGTTATATTTGGCGATACATCTTAAATTGAAATCTATTAATAACCGGTTAGTTAGACGATGACACCCCTGATACAGCCATAACATCTgaactgtttttttgttgttttaagCTAGGGAGGGGCAGTGGCTTGctactactagctagctaactaaccaagTCAGCAGAAAATAACCTGTTTCCAGTTATTTCAGAGGCTAACTGTTAGCCTAGTGTCAGTAGATAGGTTTTCTATTTGAACAGAGTAGGTCGGGCATACACCATTTCTGTAAAAAATGTCAAAATACACAAGTTTTTCGGAACCAGGCGACGCCCACAACCCATTCCAGGTGATATTGTTTATCCAATGTGTAacttgtttttgtcgcactgctttgctctatcttggccaggtcgcaattgtaaatgagaacttgttcttttttttcatttgacctttatttaactaggtaattcagttaagaacaaattcttattttcaatgacggcctaggaacagtgggttaactgccttgttgaggggcaaaactggcctacctggttaaataaaggtgaaatatatatatgaaATGCAAACGGCAAATATTCAGCTACTGTTATTGTATTCATTTAGCTACAATGTTGATGAAAAACGTGTTTGATGTTTCGCCTGTTGCACTAACTAATAGCAGACGTGCTGTTACTTATGACATGTGATGCTGCTTTCTCCCTGCTCTAACCCAGGCTATTCTAAGAATCTATTTAGTAGCTGTACATTAAAACATGTTCCAAAGGGCTCATTGAATGAAAGCTGCCCTATTGATACTTATGTGATCAAGGCTACTTCCCAAATGCGACCCTATTCCATACATAGTGTAACATTTTGAAAGTACTGAAccatatagggtgccatttaggatgtgaCCCATAGAATTAGCAGTTCGAATAAGATGATATATTAATAGGAATTGAATAGGATCTCTATGACGTAGCCAGAGAGTGATTGCTTTTATGATGTTCTGTTTGTGATGTTTATCTTGTCTATGTCAGGACCCTGCAGTGACCCAACACAGCAGCAACACTGAGTATGCCACACTGGATCTTTACAACCCATTTGACAATAAAAATGGGGTAAGAGATGTGTAGTTATGTGTTTTTCAGAATACAGATGCTTTGGAGATTAAGTATATGCAGTAATGGTAATGCAGTATGGTATGTGCTTCAGCAGAGTAGCAGGAATGCCACTACATTCCAAGCAATTGGATGTGGTATCATGCCAGGATGCACCACTTTTTCAGATTTTTTGGGATATGCTCTAAGCCACTCTTTGTTTGTGATCATTATAAACGTTATTGGTAATGATATAGGTTGAGTTCTTATTGTCATGCACTCTCTAGCCCCCACCACCAGCCTATGCAGCCACCTCCCCATCCGCCCCCCAACCCGTGGTTCCTGCAACAACCCCACCCAGCAGGACTACGCCTACAGAGCCCCGCAACTATGGCACCTCCTTCACCCCCCAGGTACTTGTTTCATATGTATGACACATTTCTCAGGAGTCACCTGTGCAGGTTATAGAACAAACCCTATACAGCTATAAATAATACTCCTAGACAAGCAACTcatatctctgtgtgtgataATTCATTTCCCCCATGTTTATTTACTAGCTTGACATGGAGCACCTGAACTTATCAGACTAATTTCTACTAAATCAAGTTAATCTACTAAGATATATGGAGCTATATTCAGCTCTGCATTAAAGCCTGACgttgtccttttctctctctttagcAGACAGCTGTCAACGCCACCACAGCAGAACTCCTGAAGAAGCAGGAAGAGCTGGAGAAGAAAGCCCGTGagctggagaggagggagagggagctgAATTCATACGCCCTTGGCCCTGGAGCCAGTAAGAGAGtgaggtggtggtgatgatagAGATTGGTTTGAGAGGAAAAAGTGGATCCAGAAGTCTGATATGAAATGATGGAGGGGGGTGGTGGTTGTGTTAATGAAGGTAAGATCGTAGGTGGGAGGATTACCTTGCGCTGGTTCCTAACTGCCTCATCTCTCTGTCAGCTCGTCAGAATAACTGGCCTCCCCTGCCCACTTTCTGCCCTGTGGGACCCTGCTTCTACCAAGACATCAACATGGAGATCAGCCAGAGCTTCCAACGCACTGTCTCTATCATGTATTACTACTGGATGTGTGAGTTTCCCCGTCTGTGCCTGGCTGGCTGTCTTCGGCCTGTCTGGTGAAGTCATCTGTAACAAGTACCACTTTCATGGAAGAATGATGATAGTAATGCTCAGATTAAATGATTAACGAAAATGTTTAGCCGTTAAGAATGTTACCTAATAGTTAATGACACTGTTAAAAAGTGGAGATTTCTCAAATTAATTTACACCAATTTAAAAGTGATACATTATAATCACAAAGTGGACCTGTGTGCAGTCAGTGTACCTTTATCTCTTTATCCTTTTCCCTTTCCAATGCAACTTTAAAGTGCTCTAGTATCCAAACTGTAGTTCTGACCTTACCTTTCTCTTCTTATTTTGCCTACATACCTATCCATCTCTGGTCTGCATCTCTATCACCTCCATTATCTCCTTTCTCTTTACCCCCTTTGCTTGACCTTTCCCCCCTTTTCTACTCTTCACTCCCTTTCTTCCCCTCATTTTATCATGCTCTCATTCACTCCCTTGCTCTCCCTCCTCACTTCACCCATCCAACGTTCTTCCTTTTGTcttcattctctccccctctcctagtCACTGCCTGCACACTGGCATTTAACTTAATTTCCTGCCTGAGTCTGTTCTGTGTGGACACTTCTGGTGGTGTTGGGCTGGGCCTCGCCATCCTCTGGGTCCTCCTCTTCACCCCCTGCTCCTTCGTCTGTTGGTACAGGCCTGTGTACAAAGCCTTCAGGTGGTTACAATTGGACAATTTGAATTTAGGGGCTTATCATTACAAAACAGATCTATTTAGATTCCTTCTGTTTATCAGGTTAAGTGAACCTATAAATGCATTTTTCCTTTCAGGAGTGACAGCTCCTTCAACTTCTTCGCCTTCTTCTTCATTTTTTTCATCCAAGTGATTGTCTATGTCATCATGACCATTGGCATTCCTGGATGGGGTTTCAGGTATGTGCCACAAACAAGCCAACCATTGTCTAGGACTATCTTACGACTGTTACAATTACTATTGTAGTTTTACTTGACCTTTTTATAATGTTAAATCTCCTATACAGTACATTCCTCACACACCTATACTTCTTCACACTCCCACTATGTCTCTTTTtgtgactgtccctctctctccttccctcccggtTCTGCTCAGTGGCTGGATAGTGAGTCTGGCTGCTCTGAAGACTAGCGTGCCTGTTGGTGTGATCATGATGCTCAATGCCATCCTATTCACTGCCCAGGCTGCCATGGGGGTTGTCATGCTCAAGAGGGTAAACCTGAAATGAAAGCGTAGTAGGGAGGGGAACTTAACCTGGTTAATCAGGCTAAAGTGTATTGTATGCTAGGGCAAATCAGGACCGTGTGGAGTAATTACAGTAGGTAGACAATGGCTTGTTGTGAAGTATAACATGGGGGAGGAAGGAATAGGATGAGGGTTAAAAGGCTACAACATAGACACTCAGCTTCTCAAATCTTTTTCATCTTGACCCAGTATGTCAATTAACATATTTAGAATCGTCCACAGGAATGACAGTCATTGCTTTGAGTTTTCAGAGTATTATTTACAGTATTGCTTTCAGATTGGCAGTGAGTATGGTGTTGAGATATGAGCAATTCCATGGTTAGAGATACGGAGACTCAGTTGATTCACTTTAATTGTCAAACAAAAAccatgattgcaaagttaaacaaaccatacaactctgcACTAGGACTACAACTTTGCAGTCGTTGTTTTTGgtttgacatacagttgaagtcggaagtttgcgtacacttaggttggagtcattaaaactcgtttttcaaccacaccacaaatttcttgttaacaaacgatagttttggcaagtcgattaggacgtctactttgtgcatgacacaagtaattttcccaacaattgtttacagacatattatttcgcTTAtcattcactatatcacaattccagtgggtcagaagtttacatacactaagttgactgtgcctttaaacagtttggaaaattccagaaaatgatgtcatggctttagaagcttctgataggctaattgacatcatttgagtcaattggaggtgtacctgtggatgtatttcaaggcctaccttcaaactcagtgcctctttgcttgagatcatgggaaaatcaaaagaaatcagccaagacctcagaaaaaaaattgtagacctccacaagtctggttcatccttgggagcaatttccaaacgcctgaaggtacaacattcatctgtacaaacaatagtatgcaagtataaccaccatgggaccacgcagccgtcataccgctctcaggaagttctgtctcctagagatgaacttactttggtgcgagaagtgcaaatatattccataacaacagcaaaggaccttgtgaagatgctggaggaaacaggtacaaaagtatctatatccacagtaaaacgggtcctatatcgacataacctgaaaggccactcagcaaggaagaagccactgctccaaaaccgccataaaaagagccagactacagtttaactgcacatggggacat contains the following coding sequences:
- the scamp3 gene encoding secretory carrier-associated membrane protein 3 isoform X1; translated protein: MSKYTSFSEPGDAHNPFQDPAVTQHSSNTEYATLDLYNPFDNKNGPPPPAYAATSPSAPQPVVPATTPPSRTTPTEPRNYGTSFTPQQTAVNATTAELLKKQEELEKKARELERRERELNSYALGPGATRQNNWPPLPTFCPVGPCFYQDINMEISQSFQRTVSIMYYYWMFTACTLAFNLISCLSLFCVDTSGGVGLGLAILWVLLFTPCSFVCWYRPVYKAFRSDSSFNFFAFFFIFFIQVIVYVIMTIGIPGWGFSGWIVSLAALKTSVPVGVIMMLNAILFTAQAAMGVVMLKRVHSLYRQTGASFVKAQAEFATGVMSNQAVRQAAANATASAAQGAFTGVAR
- the scamp3 gene encoding secretory carrier-associated membrane protein 3 isoform X2, whose amino-acid sequence is MSKYTSFSEPGDAHNPFQDPAVTQHSSNTEYATLDLYNPFDNKNGPPPPAYAATSPSAPQPVVPATTPPSRTTPTEPRNYGTSFTPQTAVNATTAELLKKQEELEKKARELERRERELNSYALGPGATRQNNWPPLPTFCPVGPCFYQDINMEISQSFQRTVSIMYYYWMFTACTLAFNLISCLSLFCVDTSGGVGLGLAILWVLLFTPCSFVCWYRPVYKAFRSDSSFNFFAFFFIFFIQVIVYVIMTIGIPGWGFSGWIVSLAALKTSVPVGVIMMLNAILFTAQAAMGVVMLKRVHSLYRQTGASFVKAQAEFATGVMSNQAVRQAAANATASAAQGAFTGVAR